In a genomic window of uncultured Sphaerochaeta sp.:
- the rsmG gene encoding 16S rRNA (guanine(527)-N(7))-methyltransferase RsmG has protein sequence MGSKYAALLEEGLAKLGLDFDQDQRGQLDAYIAELELFNPVYKLVGAEGEDLIIRHILDSLAGCHTMSELASSFPHARIADLGSGAGLPGIPLAIAMRSYDFTLVERMGRRVDFLRNALLRCSLSDRVTVFDRDLKEIRQTFDLITFRAFHPLYDILDLVAPILNEGGVVCAYKAQLEQVQEELGQVKVRCKSRWESSVVNLEVPRLEASRMLCLLQKI, from the coding sequence ATGGGAAGTAAGTATGCCGCCTTGCTTGAAGAGGGGCTTGCAAAGCTGGGTTTGGACTTTGATCAGGACCAGCGAGGACAGTTGGATGCCTATATTGCGGAGTTGGAACTCTTCAACCCGGTCTACAAGCTGGTGGGAGCTGAAGGTGAGGATCTGATTATCCGCCACATTCTGGACAGTCTTGCAGGTTGCCATACCATGTCAGAGCTTGCTTCTTCTTTTCCGCACGCCCGGATTGCAGATCTGGGCAGTGGGGCAGGGCTTCCCGGCATTCCTCTGGCCATTGCCATGCGATCGTATGATTTCACTTTGGTCGAACGTATGGGCAGGCGGGTGGATTTTCTACGCAACGCACTGCTCAGATGCTCGCTCTCCGATCGGGTGACAGTCTTTGACCGGGACCTGAAAGAGATCAGGCAAACATTTGACCTGATAACCTTTCGCGCATTCCATCCTTTGTATGATATTCTTGATCTGGTGGCTCCCATACTCAATGAGGGTGGGGTCGTGTGTGCCTACAAAGCTCAGTTGGAGCAGGTGCAGGAGGAGTTGGGACAGGTGAAGGTCCGCTGCAAAAGCCGGTGGGAGAGTTCGGTTGTGAATCTGGAAGTCCCCCGTCTTGAGGCAAGCCGCATGCTTTGCCTCCTGCAAAAGATTTGA
- a CDS encoding sugar ABC transporter permease produces MKQLSARKRAWMEDFSGYAFISPWLIGFFAFSIIPILFSLYYSFTTYDILGEPVFNGLENFRTMATDELFWQSLKVTFFYAFVSVPLRLVFAFFVAMLFNRGTRAIRVYQAIYYVPSLVGGSIAVAVMWRRLFMADGALNAALAKVGIITDVSWIGDPDTAIWTLIILAIWQFGSSMLIFLAGLRQIPKELYEAASIDGAGSLRKFTHITVPQITPVLFFNLVMQLINGFTVFTQAFVVSGGSGDPLNSTLVYALYLYQRAFKYYDMGYSSAMAWVLVLIIGVMTGIVFKTSSSWVFYEAKEGK; encoded by the coding sequence ATGAAGCAGCTCTCTGCACGTAAAAGAGCCTGGATGGAAGACTTCTCCGGGTATGCCTTCATCAGCCCATGGCTGATAGGGTTTTTTGCATTTTCCATCATTCCCATCCTCTTCTCTCTCTACTACTCCTTCACCACGTATGACATCCTCGGGGAGCCGGTCTTCAACGGGCTCGAGAACTTTCGGACCATGGCCACTGACGAGCTCTTCTGGCAATCCCTGAAAGTAACGTTCTTCTATGCGTTTGTCTCGGTGCCCCTCAGACTGGTCTTTGCCTTCTTTGTGGCAATGCTCTTCAACCGCGGCACGCGTGCCATCCGAGTCTATCAAGCAATCTACTATGTACCGTCCCTGGTGGGCGGTTCCATCGCCGTGGCGGTCATGTGGAGAAGACTCTTCATGGCGGATGGGGCACTGAATGCTGCCCTTGCCAAGGTTGGCATCATCACCGATGTCTCCTGGATCGGCGATCCCGATACTGCAATCTGGACACTCATCATCCTCGCCATCTGGCAATTCGGATCCTCAATGCTGATTTTCCTGGCGGGACTCAGGCAGATTCCCAAGGAACTCTACGAAGCTGCCTCCATCGATGGAGCCGGCTCTTTGCGTAAATTCACCCATATCACCGTCCCTCAGATCACCCCGGTCCTCTTCTTCAACCTTGTCATGCAGCTGATCAACGGTTTTACCGTCTTTACCCAAGCCTTCGTCGTAAGCGGCGGTTCGGGTGATCCGCTCAACTCCACCCTCGTATATGCCCTCTATCTCTATCAGCGGGCCTTCAAGTACTACGACATGGGCTACAGCAGCGCCATGGCATGGGTACTGGTCCTCATCATCGGCGTGATGACCGGCATAGTCTTCAAGACAAGCAGCAGCTGGGTCTTCTACGAAGCGAAGGAGGGGAAATAA
- a CDS encoding extracellular solute-binding protein, whose product MKGKHFLILALAILMLVPSFIFAQPAAEESKESTMRLAWWGNPTRDERTYKAVEMFQATYPEITIETETTGWGGYWDKMNTQAAAGSLPDLMQHDYAYMLQWVQRNQLADLTPYVQKGIIDLSKINESFLSGGRVDGKLYGISLGTNAVCLTYDPAVLAKAGIAEPDSTTWTWEDFERIALEIYRKTGVQTIPFFTTDPKVGFDNMIRQTGKATYGKTGLGFTDPSVLREFYAIQLRLLDAGALIRPEIAFVSVSPEEGAFAKGQSWVEFIWSNQYVSTQAAAKRPLKIALLPNIKGATAKGTFLKPSMFFSIPASAENPEAAAKFLNYFLNDISVNDFLMGERGVPIPDDVREHMATKVDTINKQIFEYISLASKNAGPIDAPDPAGSGEFLKMVRDVTQEILLKRVSLDEGVSRLMTRGNQILK is encoded by the coding sequence ATGAAAGGAAAGCATTTCTTGATCCTCGCCCTCGCAATCCTGATGCTGGTACCAAGTTTCATCTTTGCCCAGCCCGCAGCGGAAGAGAGCAAAGAGTCCACCATGCGTCTGGCTTGGTGGGGAAACCCGACCCGCGACGAACGCACCTACAAGGCTGTGGAGATGTTCCAGGCCACGTATCCTGAGATCACCATCGAGACCGAGACCACCGGTTGGGGTGGCTACTGGGACAAGATGAATACCCAGGCAGCAGCCGGCAGCCTTCCCGATCTGATGCAGCACGACTATGCATACATGTTGCAGTGGGTCCAGCGCAATCAGCTGGCAGACCTCACCCCGTATGTCCAGAAAGGCATCATCGACCTGTCCAAGATCAATGAGTCCTTCCTCTCAGGCGGAAGAGTCGACGGCAAGCTCTATGGCATCAGCCTCGGTACCAACGCAGTATGTCTGACCTACGACCCGGCAGTGTTGGCCAAAGCCGGCATTGCAGAACCCGATTCCACCACCTGGACATGGGAAGACTTTGAACGCATCGCCCTCGAGATTTACCGCAAGACCGGTGTGCAGACCATCCCCTTCTTCACCACCGATCCGAAGGTCGGCTTTGACAACATGATCAGGCAGACCGGCAAGGCCACCTACGGCAAGACAGGCCTCGGCTTCACCGATCCCTCCGTCCTGCGCGAGTTCTATGCCATCCAGCTCAGGCTCCTTGATGCCGGCGCCCTGATCCGACCCGAAATTGCCTTCGTGTCCGTCTCCCCTGAAGAGGGTGCATTTGCCAAGGGACAATCATGGGTCGAATTCATCTGGTCCAACCAGTATGTTTCCACCCAGGCTGCTGCAAAGCGTCCGCTCAAGATTGCCCTGCTTCCCAACATCAAGGGAGCAACGGCAAAGGGAACCTTCCTCAAGCCTTCGATGTTCTTCTCCATTCCCGCGAGTGCAGAGAATCCGGAAGCTGCAGCAAAGTTCCTGAACTACTTCCTCAACGACATCAGCGTCAACGACTTTTTGATGGGTGAACGTGGCGTTCCCATCCCCGATGATGTCCGCGAGCACATGGCGACCAAGGTCGACACGATCAACAAGCAGATCTTCGAGTACATCAGCCTTGCTTCCAAGAATGCAGGCCCGATCGATGCTCCGGATCCGGCTGGAAGCGGAGAGTTCCTCAAGATGGTCCGTGACGTAACCCAAGAGATCCTCCTCAAGAGAGTCTCCCTTGATGAGGGTGTGTCCCGGCTCATGACCCGTGGCAATCAGATTCTCAAATAG
- the mnmE gene encoding tRNA uridine-5-carboxymethylaminomethyl(34) synthesis GTPase MnmE, whose protein sequence is MTRYVTDDIIYALATAWAQSALAVIRISGEGCLKTLCPCFSRPKALVEAKNATTVHGYLRTETGEDIDEVVASVWTDGHGYTLEESVELSCHGSLSVIKEILALLGRLGMRSAEGGEFTFRAFLHGRLDLTQAEAVQELVSSQSKTARAFALGRLEGSLRNQIADFKQRLLAVTASVEVQLDYAEDELDEFVFPREQLETLRKDLAVLADTYQVGRLYREGARIVLAGSTNAGKSSLFNLLLKQERSIVSPVKGTTRDYIEADLSIEGIPIRLYDTAGLREGSDAIESEGIRRTERLMGQADLVIYLVDSTDLSHIPAEDDRTIVVYNKSDLVRSPKGRLAISAQTGEGVATLLSTITERLSGGSHASGDDLVVIESERQSRLLADAGTALERALALVDLDIPLDIIAVELSEALQNLGELTGEVTPSDILETIFSGFCVGK, encoded by the coding sequence ATGACAAGATATGTGACGGACGACATCATCTATGCGTTGGCGACTGCATGGGCACAGAGTGCCTTGGCGGTGATCCGCATCAGCGGGGAAGGTTGCCTCAAGACCCTCTGTCCCTGTTTTTCACGCCCAAAAGCCTTGGTGGAAGCAAAGAATGCCACCACCGTACATGGCTACCTTCGTACCGAAACGGGGGAAGATATCGATGAGGTGGTTGCTTCAGTCTGGACTGATGGCCACGGGTATACCCTTGAGGAGTCGGTGGAACTGAGCTGCCATGGGTCGCTGTCTGTCATCAAGGAGATCCTTGCTTTGCTCGGGCGTCTGGGCATGCGGAGTGCCGAGGGGGGTGAGTTCACGTTCCGAGCCTTCCTGCATGGGAGGCTGGATCTCACCCAAGCCGAAGCGGTGCAGGAGTTGGTAAGCAGCCAGAGCAAGACTGCCCGTGCTTTTGCATTGGGGAGGCTGGAAGGAAGTCTGAGAAACCAGATTGCGGATTTCAAGCAGCGGCTCCTTGCCGTCACGGCAAGTGTAGAGGTGCAGCTGGACTATGCGGAGGATGAGCTGGATGAGTTCGTCTTCCCCCGCGAACAGCTGGAGACCCTGCGAAAGGACCTCGCGGTTTTGGCTGATACCTACCAGGTGGGAAGGCTTTACCGTGAAGGAGCGCGCATCGTGCTTGCCGGGTCCACCAATGCAGGGAAAAGCTCGCTCTTCAACCTGTTGCTCAAGCAGGAGCGCTCGATCGTAAGCCCGGTCAAGGGCACCACCCGCGACTATATCGAAGCTGACCTCAGCATAGAGGGCATCCCCATTCGCCTCTACGATACGGCGGGGTTGCGTGAGGGTTCCGATGCAATCGAAAGTGAGGGGATCCGCAGGACAGAGCGATTGATGGGACAAGCGGATCTGGTGATCTATCTGGTGGACAGCACCGATCTTTCGCATATCCCAGCCGAAGACGATCGTACCATTGTGGTGTACAACAAGAGCGACTTGGTCAGGTCTCCGAAAGGCAGGCTTGCGATCAGCGCGCAGACAGGGGAAGGGGTGGCTACGCTTCTTTCCACCATAACCGAACGTCTGAGTGGCGGTTCCCACGCCAGTGGGGATGATCTGGTAGTCATTGAGTCTGAACGGCAGAGCCGGTTGCTTGCCGATGCAGGCACCGCATTGGAGCGTGCCTTGGCTCTCGTCGATCTGGATATCCCGCTTGATATCATCGCCGTTGAGCTGAGTGAAGCGCTTCAGAACCTCGGCGAGCTCACCGGGGAAGTGACACCCTCAGACATTCTCGAAACAATTTTCAGTGGATTCTGTGTAGGAAAATAA
- the efp gene encoding elongation factor P, giving the protein MIKAGQIDKGTALLIKGQPFVCIDREFVNPGKGSAFVRLKLKSPSTGQTLSETMKTQDNAEDITVVDRDCQYLYNDGENFHLMLTDTFEQIEVPMGNFPDYQFLMKDGETYRCTFWEAQILDIQVPPKVVFLVAEAEEAVKGDTVQGATKYITTETGLKVRVPIFIKQGEKIRVNTETKEYLERVNN; this is encoded by the coding sequence ATGATTAAAGCAGGTCAAATCGACAAGGGAACCGCCCTGTTGATCAAAGGACAGCCCTTTGTATGCATCGACCGTGAATTTGTGAATCCCGGCAAGGGATCTGCCTTCGTTCGCCTGAAGCTCAAGAGTCCGTCCACCGGTCAGACGCTCAGCGAAACCATGAAGACACAGGACAACGCCGAGGACATCACCGTGGTCGACAGGGACTGTCAGTATCTGTACAACGATGGGGAGAATTTCCACCTGATGTTGACCGATACCTTCGAACAGATTGAAGTGCCGATGGGCAACTTCCCCGACTATCAGTTTCTGATGAAAGATGGCGAAACCTACCGCTGCACCTTCTGGGAAGCACAGATCCTGGATATCCAGGTACCCCCCAAGGTAGTATTCCTGGTAGCCGAGGCTGAGGAAGCCGTCAAGGGTGATACCGTACAGGGTGCAACCAAGTACATCACCACCGAAACAGGTCTGAAGGTCCGCGTTCCCATTTTCATCAAGCAGGGTGAGAAGATCCGGGTCAACACCGAGACGAAAGAGTACTTGGAACGAGTCAACAACTAG
- a CDS encoding glycoside hydrolase family 88 protein: protein MDRSKSMAQATEVQAAQAIIRRYLSKHGQGSYTYRPFLRRGIFRRENYRYLADLSLLLPEAKLGSFSCIWGTYTAGEAMGLRFALIPFGPVSIYVNGKLAGSSDIFSERYHAKQIFDLELQQGTNDLVLVCEHTSGGFGCEFGTWVGKLDYYFLMPSPMQESEGVWYSHPLSEVPEHLDAQTLRSLEWYPEPFAREGNEVSLSQVFPLAHEGSYVVMTTSLALEESTWCTIESNAELLVDGVQIMQESVELGGGVHQLTLYAKTGKPVVLSIQDAKSNEGVKLVNPVLGTESPYSFLLAGPFEEHPKDFPVQYLKPFETSSGAMDFWHLEGEAAYLRIYNENPLFGHWNYPLGVTLYGLVESERMLKELDEELSHAVHSYLVQHIQASIDTYAYGMWDKQALGGATAVHHLMTSLDSLDDCGSFASTLLEVASDHELVGYEPLIEVVGHYISKQQPRLSDGTFFRTALMHEFHENTMWIDDLYMSVPFLCRYARFSADSAHLDDAAHQFFGFAKYLYREEEQLMSHVYDFDRNLSTGIPWGRGNGWVLFSLSELLMVLDPDHPKRAALLEFFGKLSEGYLRLQDEMGMFHQVLNYPQSYQESSCTAMFACAFSRGVRFGWYQEAEPYRQACLKACEGLKEMAIDADGHVWGVCRGSEFSCSKHYYAQQLLPRLDDTHGIGIILLALCERAKLS from the coding sequence ATGGACAGATCAAAAAGCATGGCCCAGGCAACCGAGGTGCAGGCAGCACAGGCAATCATCAGACGCTACCTTTCCAAGCATGGACAGGGCAGCTATACCTACCGTCCCTTCCTCAGGCGGGGTATCTTCCGGCGGGAAAACTACCGCTACCTTGCAGACCTCAGCCTCCTGCTGCCCGAGGCTAAGCTGGGGAGCTTCTCCTGCATCTGGGGTACCTATACCGCAGGGGAGGCGATGGGGTTGCGTTTTGCCCTCATCCCCTTCGGTCCTGTCAGCATCTACGTCAACGGCAAGCTTGCAGGCTCGAGTGATATCTTCAGTGAACGCTACCATGCAAAGCAGATCTTCGACCTTGAGCTGCAACAGGGCACCAATGACCTTGTCTTGGTGTGTGAGCACACCAGCGGAGGCTTTGGCTGTGAGTTCGGTACCTGGGTGGGAAAGCTCGACTACTACTTTCTGATGCCCTCCCCGATGCAAGAGAGCGAGGGCGTTTGGTATTCGCATCCGCTTTCCGAAGTTCCTGAACATCTGGATGCACAGACGCTGAGAAGTCTCGAATGGTACCCAGAGCCTTTTGCAAGGGAAGGAAACGAGGTGAGCCTTTCCCAGGTCTTCCCCTTGGCCCACGAGGGGTCGTATGTGGTGATGACAACCTCCCTTGCTTTGGAGGAGAGCACCTGGTGTACCATCGAAAGCAATGCAGAACTGCTGGTGGATGGTGTGCAGATCATGCAGGAGAGTGTAGAACTGGGCGGAGGTGTCCATCAACTCACCCTCTATGCCAAAACCGGCAAACCGGTTGTGCTCAGCATCCAGGATGCCAAGAGCAATGAAGGGGTGAAGCTGGTCAATCCTGTCCTGGGAACCGAGTCCCCTTACTCATTCCTGCTGGCCGGTCCGTTTGAGGAGCATCCAAAGGATTTTCCTGTCCAATATCTCAAGCCGTTCGAAACTTCTTCGGGAGCCATGGATTTCTGGCATCTGGAAGGCGAGGCCGCCTATCTGAGAATCTACAACGAGAACCCCCTCTTCGGGCACTGGAATTATCCGCTTGGGGTGACCCTGTATGGCTTGGTGGAAAGCGAGCGGATGCTCAAGGAGCTGGATGAGGAGCTTTCCCATGCAGTCCATAGCTACCTGGTACAACATATCCAGGCAAGCATCGACACCTATGCCTATGGCATGTGGGACAAGCAGGCTCTTGGAGGTGCCACGGCAGTCCACCACCTGATGACCAGCCTGGATAGCCTTGATGACTGCGGAAGCTTTGCCTCAACCTTGCTGGAGGTTGCCAGTGACCATGAGTTGGTCGGCTATGAGCCGCTCATTGAGGTGGTCGGGCACTACATCTCCAAGCAACAGCCCCGTCTCAGCGATGGCACGTTCTTCCGTACCGCCCTGATGCACGAGTTCCATGAGAACACCATGTGGATCGACGATCTGTACATGTCAGTTCCCTTCCTCTGCCGGTATGCCCGCTTCAGTGCAGATTCCGCCCATCTGGATGATGCTGCGCATCAGTTCTTCGGGTTTGCCAAATACCTGTACAGGGAAGAGGAGCAGCTGATGAGTCATGTCTACGACTTCGACCGAAACCTCTCCACCGGCATTCCGTGGGGAAGGGGGAACGGTTGGGTGCTCTTCAGCCTCTCCGAGCTGCTGATGGTCCTCGATCCCGATCATCCGAAGCGAGCAGCCTTGCTGGAGTTCTTCGGAAAGCTCAGCGAGGGATACCTGAGGTTGCAGGATGAGATGGGGATGTTTCATCAGGTGCTCAATTACCCGCAGTCGTATCAGGAGAGCTCCTGCACCGCCATGTTTGCCTGCGCGTTCTCCCGGGGGGTGCGTTTTGGCTGGTACCAAGAGGCAGAACCCTACCGCCAGGCGTGTCTCAAGGCGTGCGAAGGGCTCAAGGAAATGGCCATCGATGCCGATGGCCATGTATGGGGAGTGTGCAGGGGCTCTGAGTTCTCCTGCTCGAAGCACTACTATGCCCAGCAGCTGTTGCCCCGCCTGGATGACACCCATGGCATCGGCATCATCCTGCTGGCCCTGTGCGAGCGGGCCAAGCTCTCCTAG
- the mnmG gene encoding tRNA uridine-5-carboxymethylaminomethyl(34) synthesis enzyme MnmG: MDYDAIVIGGGHAGIEACLALSRMGFKTLLITQNLDSIGRLSCNPAIGGLSKGNLVREVDALGGEMAHLIDQSMIQYRILNRRRGPAVQAPRAQADKFTYARLAKETLEEQPNLALFMDTVVDLVLDKEGKKLVGVVTQRRHTITSRVVVLTTGTFMEGRIFIGEYDAPNGRLDEPAAIGLGTALRSKGFPVGRLKTGTPARVRKSTLDFSKMELQDGEEIMMPFSFDYDSVDRPMLPCHITWTNERTHEIIRANIHRSPLYGGKIVGKGPRYCPSIEDKVVRFPDRERHQIFVEPEGEGTEEMYLNGISSSLPEDVQWDFIHSIEGLEEAQIMRPAYAVEYDFIDPQALYPSLESKLVENLFIAGQTNGTSGYEEAACQGLMAGINAAQKLKGEKPLVLSRNEAYTGVLIDDLVTMGTQEPYRMFTSRAEYRLNLRHDSCDQRLTQKGYAVGLQKQENLERLQAKLERMETVKDLLAKRRMGEKSALQMLKMPEVTIADLEAQMPELTSFEQPILYQVELDVKYEGYINRQERQINRFEKLESLVIDDQLDYDAVEGLSAEGREKLKKIRPLSVGQASRINGVRNSDIAVLIVHLDRGGRHGK; the protein is encoded by the coding sequence ATGGATTATGATGCAATTGTCATAGGGGGGGGCCATGCTGGTATTGAGGCATGCCTTGCACTCTCCAGAATGGGGTTCAAGACCCTCTTGATAACCCAGAACCTCGATTCAATCGGGCGACTCTCCTGCAACCCTGCCATAGGCGGCCTCTCGAAGGGCAATCTGGTCAGGGAAGTGGACGCCCTTGGTGGGGAGATGGCCCACCTGATAGACCAATCGATGATCCAGTATAGGATCCTCAACCGGCGTCGTGGCCCTGCAGTGCAGGCACCCCGGGCGCAGGCAGACAAGTTCACCTATGCCCGCCTTGCAAAGGAGACGCTGGAAGAGCAGCCCAACCTTGCCCTGTTCATGGATACGGTGGTGGACCTTGTCCTGGACAAGGAAGGCAAGAAACTGGTGGGTGTGGTGACACAGCGAAGACATACCATCACCAGCCGTGTTGTGGTGCTTACCACAGGAACCTTCATGGAAGGTCGGATCTTCATCGGCGAGTACGATGCTCCCAACGGTCGTCTTGATGAACCTGCTGCCATTGGGTTGGGAACAGCCCTGCGCAGCAAGGGGTTTCCTGTGGGCAGGCTCAAGACCGGAACCCCGGCACGGGTGAGAAAAAGCACCCTTGATTTCAGCAAGATGGAACTGCAGGATGGCGAAGAGATCATGATGCCCTTCAGCTTTGATTATGATAGTGTCGATAGGCCGATGCTTCCCTGCCATATCACCTGGACGAACGAACGTACCCACGAGATCATACGGGCCAACATCCACCGCTCCCCCCTCTATGGGGGCAAGATTGTGGGGAAGGGCCCCCGCTACTGCCCCTCCATCGAGGACAAGGTGGTTCGTTTCCCCGACCGGGAACGTCATCAGATCTTTGTGGAGCCGGAGGGTGAGGGAACCGAGGAGATGTATCTCAACGGCATCTCTTCCTCCCTTCCCGAAGACGTGCAGTGGGATTTCATCCACAGCATCGAAGGGCTTGAGGAAGCCCAGATCATGCGCCCCGCCTATGCGGTGGAGTATGATTTCATCGATCCGCAGGCGCTCTATCCTTCGCTTGAGAGCAAGCTGGTGGAGAACCTCTTCATTGCCGGGCAGACCAATGGTACCAGTGGCTACGAGGAGGCTGCTTGCCAGGGCCTGATGGCTGGTATCAATGCTGCTCAGAAACTGAAAGGAGAGAAACCCTTGGTACTCAGCCGCAATGAAGCCTATACCGGGGTGTTGATCGATGACCTGGTTACCATGGGAACCCAGGAACCGTACAGGATGTTTACCAGCAGGGCGGAATACCGGCTGAATCTTCGCCATGACAGCTGCGACCAACGCCTTACCCAGAAGGGGTATGCGGTGGGATTGCAAAAGCAGGAAAATCTTGAGCGCTTGCAAGCCAAGCTTGAGCGGATGGAGACGGTCAAGGACCTTTTGGCAAAGCGAAGGATGGGAGAGAAGAGTGCCCTCCAGATGCTGAAGATGCCTGAAGTCACCATTGCCGACCTTGAGGCACAGATGCCTGAGCTCACTTCCTTTGAGCAACCGATTCTCTATCAGGTTGAGCTTGATGTGAAGTACGAGGGGTACATCAACCGCCAGGAGCGGCAGATCAATCGGTTTGAGAAACTTGAGAGCTTGGTCATTGATGACCAGCTGGACTACGATGCGGTTGAGGGCCTGAGTGCCGAAGGCAGGGAGAAGCTGAAAAAGATCCGCCCCCTCTCGGTGGGACAGGCTTCACGCATCAATGGGGTTCGCAACAGCGATATCGCCGTACTCATCGTCCATCTTGACAGGGGAGGCCGCCATGGGAAGTAA
- a CDS encoding carbohydrate ABC transporter permease, with the protein MTSRKTKHLLGQALFHLVVILLAYVMLYPILWMVSNSFKETSEIFNTTSLIPETFRFENYVRGWKFNNSVTFTTFFYNSFYYTILSTLGAVLASSLVAYGFARVPFRGRAFWYGCMFMTMMIPYQVVMVPQFIIFHKLGWINSFKPLIIPQFAGLPFFIFLMVQFIRQIPYELDDSAKIDGCNRFSVFTRILFPLIKPAVITSTIFSFYWRWDDFLGPLLFLNKPRLFTVSLALRMFSDPMTSTDWSAIFAMGTLSLLPVLVIFLIFQKYIVQGLVTTGLKG; encoded by the coding sequence ATGACAAGCAGAAAAACCAAGCACCTTTTGGGGCAGGCCCTTTTCCATCTTGTGGTCATACTTCTGGCCTATGTAATGCTCTACCCGATCCTTTGGATGGTTTCAAACTCCTTCAAGGAGACTTCCGAAATCTTCAACACCACCTCACTCATTCCTGAAACGTTCCGGTTCGAGAACTATGTACGGGGTTGGAAATTCAACAATTCGGTGACCTTCACCACCTTCTTCTACAACTCGTTCTACTACACCATCCTCTCCACCCTTGGTGCGGTGCTGGCCTCTTCCCTGGTGGCCTATGGGTTTGCCCGGGTCCCGTTCCGGGGGAGAGCCTTCTGGTATGGGTGCATGTTCATGACCATGATGATCCCCTACCAGGTGGTCATGGTCCCACAGTTCATCATCTTCCACAAGCTGGGGTGGATCAACAGCTTCAAACCCCTGATCATTCCCCAGTTTGCAGGCCTGCCCTTCTTCATCTTCCTGATGGTGCAGTTCATCCGGCAGATTCCCTATGAGCTGGACGATTCGGCAAAGATTGACGGGTGCAACCGCTTTTCGGTCTTCACCAGGATTCTCTTTCCCCTCATCAAGCCTGCGGTGATCACCAGCACCATCTTCAGCTTCTACTGGCGGTGGGATGACTTTTTGGGTCCTCTTCTCTTCCTGAACAAGCCGAGGCTGTTTACCGTAAGCCTTGCACTGAGAATGTTCAGCGACCCGATGACCAGCACCGACTGGTCGGCAATATTCGCCATGGGGACACTCAGCCTGTTGCCGGTATTGGTCATCTTCCTGATCTTCCAGAAGTACATCGTGCAGGGCTTGGTTACCACCGGGCTGAAAGGCTAG
- a CDS encoding amino acid--tRNA ligase-related protein → MKETARFRSWMYRTIRDFFDQKGYTEVDTPMLSPTLIPESTIENFATRFENPFLPSTELYLVPSPEIFMKQLIADGMGSIYQISHCFRNSEQLGHIHNPEFSMLEYYTVGFDEQDSISLTEQLFSSLLPETGCEDLRPPFDRVTVQEAMRIHAGVDLEKHQKQASLANEARRLGLSVPDEPESWEETFNRIFLTFVEPNLSKERPLVLEKYPRQIECLAKPEGNYRKRWELYVRGVEVANCYDELRDQQVIERYYTEEYARLVGKRSESGSVIPDTDPSLAAKFASMPPCSGVAIGLDRLQMLLMGKTTLEGVILFPLSGMLTSGNTRN, encoded by the coding sequence ATGAAAGAAACAGCACGCTTCAGAAGCTGGATGTACCGCACCATCCGAGATTTCTTCGACCAGAAAGGGTACACCGAGGTAGACACACCGATGCTCTCCCCTACCCTCATTCCCGAGTCTACGATCGAGAATTTTGCGACCCGCTTCGAGAACCCCTTTCTTCCCTCAACCGAACTGTATCTGGTCCCCTCGCCGGAGATCTTCATGAAACAGCTCATTGCCGATGGTATGGGCAGCATCTATCAGATCAGCCACTGCTTCCGCAACAGCGAGCAGCTTGGGCACATCCACAACCCTGAGTTTTCCATGCTCGAGTACTATACGGTTGGTTTCGATGAGCAGGACTCAATATCCCTTACCGAACAGCTGTTTTCTTCCCTCCTTCCCGAAACAGGGTGCGAGGATCTGCGTCCGCCTTTTGACAGGGTCACCGTACAGGAAGCGATGCGTATCCATGCAGGAGTCGACTTGGAGAAGCATCAGAAGCAAGCATCACTTGCCAATGAGGCCAGAAGGCTTGGCCTTTCGGTGCCTGATGAGCCGGAGAGTTGGGAAGAGACGTTCAACCGGATTTTCCTGACCTTTGTAGAGCCGAATCTAAGCAAAGAGCGCCCCTTGGTGCTGGAAAAGTACCCGCGTCAGATCGAATGCCTGGCAAAACCCGAGGGCAACTACCGAAAGCGCTGGGAACTGTATGTCCGCGGAGTCGAGGTGGCCAATTGCTACGACGAACTGCGCGACCAGCAGGTGATCGAACGCTACTACACCGAGGAGTATGCCCGTTTGGTTGGAAAGAGAAGCGAAAGCGGATCGGTCATCCCTGATACCGATCCTTCGCTGGCAGCAAAATTTGCGTCCATGCCCCCTTGTTCAGGGGTAGCCATCGGCTTGGATCGCCTACAGATGCTGCTGATGGGAAAAACCACCCTTGAGGGGGTGATTCTTTTTCCCCTTTCTGGTATGCTGACCAGTGGAAATACGCGCAACTAG